ATACGTAACATCCAGTTTGCCACTTCTGAGCGTACAGGGCTGCAACGTTCCGAACATCGGCCTTGTCGCACAACTGTCagcaccatccatctccagcACTTTTCATCCTCCCTAGCTGAAACTCTACCCACTCAACGCTACCTCCCTACTCCCCCTTTGTTCAACTCACACCAGCAAGAAGGGCTCTCTGCTTCAGCAGAGAACCAGTGAGCTCATTTCGGTGAATGACAGGGCCGCAATCTGCTAGAGCAAGCTGAGGGGAAGAGAGCGACCAGCCTGCTTGGTGTGCCAGAAATTGTTGAGCGACTACCGTTTGAATTATATGAAAAGCTGCtgagatttctgttttgttaaaacTTGGAAGCATCTACTCTGAGTCTGGGTCCTTGCTCAGTTGAGCTTGTCATTGTTTTTGAAACTCTGACTCAGCAGCGCTCCAGCTAACTCTGCGGAGGGGGCGTGGCCATCTGTGACAAACTGGCCACAGTGGGCACTCGGTGCTCGGCGGCCGGGCGCACCCTGGGTCTTCTGGATGCTCACTGACTTCTCCAGAGCTGCATGGAGAGCTGCTCTTAACAGCACACAGGCAGAAGATACAGCTCAGGGGGGACACTTAAGTAGGAGATCACCGGGGCCAGGCTGGCTCTCGACTGAAAATAGCTGAATCAAAGGTTAGAGAGACCAAGGTACAGAACACAAGCCCCGGGGGAGCCGAGAGACGTGACACGGTGGAAACGTTCCAGAGTCCCAGGTCCCCCTGCTTCTACGTAGCCAAAATGCTTTCCATGATGCCAGTAGGACCTTTGGCCAAGAAAGGCTGGTTGGCCAACATCACATTCACAGTCCCTATCTATCTTTAGTTTGCATTTTAGGTCACTCTAGCCGGGAAATGCCACGTCGTGGCATGACTGGCTCATAACAAATTAAGTGGGTTATTATGTGGTTTCCCCAgaggaaaaataattcataaCTGCTGGAATCCTGTGACTGTTACATCTCAGCCCAGGGGAAGCACGCATTCTCTGGGTCGGTGGCCTCTCTGGGGATAATAACCTCGATATGGCGTTGGGGTGGTACTTCCAAGAGGCTCAGGGCCCTTACTGGACAGCCCTCATCTTTACCTCGCCATCTACCATCCTCAGAACAGTTCTTAAGTGTTTTCAAATTAATTCTGTTTTGAAGATCTCATGACATGTCCTTCAACCCCTCCTCCCCAAGGTACATGGAAACACCTAGTGTGTCTCAGATCAGGCCTCCACTCTGACAGGAAACACACAAAGCAATGTTCAATTCCAGATTTATAGCTTCCTCTTTCCACTCAGTGTTAGCCCACCAGTTTGAATACAGTCCATGTTTTGTCCGCACTCTCTCTTCCTACCCTGAAATCGTTCTCTAGACAATAAAGTTATAATATAAAAGTGATGATAGAGttcaaatttaattgaaagaATTTGAAAGGATGAAATGCTCATTACTTGATGGCCCATAACTTATTACAATATGTTTGAATGTTGTGCAGGACTTATATTTTAGTTAATACTTAGAGACTCATAAAGAAAATCTCGATTATAAATGACTAAGTTTGTTTTTCACGTGCAATTCCTTGGTCTACCTTCATTCCACTGTGAACAAAGGAAGCCTAGAATTAACTGTGTCTACGTTGTAGTCCAGAGGGAAGGGAGCCACAGAGTAGTAATTACACAGAAATAGTGGATCTTTGACAGGCCCACAAAAAGAGCACAGTTTAACCCTAATAAGTAGACCCCGGGGCCCCTGACACCAGTCGTGTCCCTAAGTACACACGTGAGCGTTACCATCACCATCCATCATCAGTCTGTCTGACCGTTACAGGCTTAACATGTCGGCATCTCACAAAAGAGAAAAGGACTTGAAGGAAAATTTTGTAATAGGTTCAGAAATGGAGCAAGTGGcaactttccttttctgctctAAGCAAGTAAGAAGTAATCATGTTTAACAATTCAGTAGGGAAATAAACGAGTAGCTCCTGCTGAATGGAATAGGGTACCACCTGTCTAGTCCAACCACATCCATCAGAACCTTGAAGTTCCTTCCAGGACCCAGCATCTTACATGAGCACAATTCTTGCTACTAAAAGAAATTCTCTGCCTTAGAAACAGTGGTCTTTTTCTTCAAGGGGATAATGTTGGTAAACTTTTTGACAGATCCTGGAAAACTTTTTCAAAGTTAATTGCATAAAAGCATGTGTCATTCTCCATTTTTTTATCACTTGATTCAGAGGCCTCAAATATTCCTACTACCGTCTTCAGGAACTATGATGGGAGgtaactttttgttgtttttctgccTTTGccttttaagttttacttttctCACGGCCATATGTCAAGGCTTCACACTTTACAGGGAGCTTACAAAGATGTTTTTTAGGGGGTACCTTTGTCATATACCAAAGAAAAATGGTTTTACTCCTCCAGAGAGGCCTACGAGCATTGCACCGTACACTTGGATTCCTGTTCGTTTCTCTTGATTGCTGAATGATCTGAGACAAGACACTTGCCTCTTCCAAGTGATATTTCCTAAAATGCACGGTTCAGGTGGAAATGGGCCACATAATTACTAATATCCCTTCCAACTTAAATATATGATTTGAGTGCAAAACAGTTTTCTGAAagtagcatttactgagtgcgcACCACGTGCCAGGAGGGCATGCTGAGTATCCTGTTTAACCCCCAGACAATGCCACGCTTCTCTCCTTGTCCCCacgttacagatgaggaaactggaaatAGGATTAGTAACTCACCCAGGGTCACAGTCAAGGCTCCTAACCTGGTCCCTCTCACTCTCAAGTACTAGTTCAAGAAATCCACCTTCTTGCAGAAATATAtgaatgatgatggtgatgttcTGGTCGAGAGGCTCACGGACGTTCTTTCCCTCCTTCGTCTTTCAGGAGATACAATATTCATCATTCTGAGGAAGCAGAAGCTGATCTTCCTGCACTGGTACCACCACATCACTGTGCTCCTGTACTCCTGGTACTCCTACAAGGACATGGTTGCCGGGGGCGGCTGGTTCATGACGATGAACTACGGCGTGCACTCCGTGATGTACTCCTACTATGCCTTGCGAGCAGCGGGTTTCCGGGTCTCCCGGAAGTTTGCCATGTTCATCACCTTGTCCCAGATCACTCAGATGCTGATGGGCTGTGTCGTTAACTACCTGGTCTTTCACTGGATGCAGCCGGACCAGTGTCACTCTCACTTTCAGAACGTCTTCTGGTCCTCACTCATGTACCTCAGCTACCTTGTGCTCTTCTGCCACTTCTTCTTTGAGGCCTACATCGGCAAGATGAGGAAAGCAACGAAGGCTGACTAGTGTTGGAACTGAGGAGGAAGCCACAGCTCAGGGTCATCAAGAAAAAtaacagacaaaagaaaatggCACAAGGAATCACATATGGTGCAGCTAAAACAAGACATATGAGCAAACACAAAACCCAAGGCAGCTTAGGGATAATTAGGTTGACTTTGCCCAGTAAGTTTATGATCCTTTTCGGGTGAGGACTCACTGAGTCACCTCCATCTCAAAGGACTGCTGCTGGAAGACCCGCATTCCCTCTTTATCTGTCAACTCTAGGACAAGTGAGAAAGAAAGTGGGcgagaggcagagagaaacagaagacagACAAAAGCTCTTAACACTATGAAAAGAAGAAGTATTTACTAAGTGTTATATTTCTCTAAGGATCAAAGGCGTTTACTTTAAAAACcgtgtgagcacacacacacacaatcctttCTAAATCTTTTTTGACACTAAAATGGAGTCAGTAGAAGAGATCAAAATGGAAGCGACACAGGGTGTAGATCTAGAACAGTAATGCTTTTGCAGAATTTAAAGCGTTTTTAAGAAAGGTTAGGAATTGTAGCCCCCGTGAGAAAAGATGTCTTAATCACCTCCTGAGAAAATGGATGTGAACAATTCGATGTCCACTGAGAGAAAGACTTGTTTCCCTTCAGAGCACAGCCTCAGGCTAGCGAGTTTGCCAAAACCAAGCGGGCACGCTGTTTTTCCCAGGTCCTTCCTGGGAAGAAGGAAACCATGCAGCCCCACTCCTGAAAGGGCAGCTCCACCTCAGAGCATTTCTGACAGTTTAACTCTAATTTCGACTCTTAAATAAGACAGGATGCATTAGCCTTGGTTCCATCGCCTTGGGCTTTTTAAACAGAAGAGTAAATGCAGAATAGGAAAGAGAAAACTCAGCTGAATGATTTTGAAAAGTGGACTCTGTACTACCTGTAAAAAGGTGCAGCCCAGGACCATCCTTGAGctgggaagggggaaaaaaaacagtgggAAGGTAAGTGGGCAGTGCAGTGCAGTGCAGTGCAGAAGAGCTTCAGGGCCGTGTAGTAGGCAGACACTAAGTCGGTCCAGCCCTCCCTATTTGACTTCACGTGTACTCATTACTTTCCAAATGGAACCCTGTGGTATAgtccatattttatatatttttgtgaatTTCAAAGAATTCTGCAGGGCTCTTCCTGATCCTGGGCGAACACTGTGTTTCGGCATCATCTGCATTTGCTCCCAGAGCAGTGCAGAGGTGTTTAAAGTGCCCTCTGCTGGCCAAGTAGAGATACTTTGACAAACACACTTCATGGCAAGTTTGGCTGGAACAGTTGACAACAAAGGGCCCCTTATAGACTTATGCTTCAAATTTTCAATGATACAAAATACTCGTATTTTTGGCCAAATCAGAAGACATTCTTCCGGCTTCAAGTCAGcttcagaaattttttaaaagggactTTAGCTCTGGAACTCAGAAAATCAATTTATTAAGAgccatattcttaaaaaaaaaaaaaagctagataaTATCTGTAATATTTCAGTCCTTTACAAGCCAAATAAATGTGTAAAACGTTCCTAGTATTTCAAAGATGCAATTATGTAAAATTGTTCAATGTGATATAATAGTATTCTAATTGGTTAAGTAGCTTAATGATTAGACACTAGATGAAAAGGTTAGGGGCTACCCTGCATAGATTATATACACAGAACCACACATATGCACACCCATGTGGGGCACACTGAACTTCAAAGcccaaatgaatagaaacatttTCTGGCTAGCAGAAAAAGAAGCTGTTGTTTATCTTTCTTGCTTTACTTGAGAGTGTacagaaagggatttttttcaaattatttttatattattttagctTTAATTGTGCTGTCATTCATGAAACAGAgctgctctgcttctgtcagAGATGACAAGGGCTTTCTCAGCATCTCGTTTATGTGtggaatttaaaagaataaagttttattcCATTCGGTGTGAATGGTCTGAACAATGAACAAAGAATCCATGCAAACCAAGTCGTGACTAATAgatgggtggggcgggggggaagGTACgcagcaggggtgggaggagctgTTACATCTGTGCTAGATCGGTGTGAACAGTCCGATGTCTTGACGTTGGTTCACAGATGGGAACCATTGATGGAGGAATGTATCATTAGGGCAAAAACTGACATGCGCTGGAAAGAAAGGTCCCGCTATAACAACTAATAGATCCTTAGAATGCAAATGATGTTATTTTGAGCTTTGAAAAGACATGATATTGTGCAATAAGCTTTTTTTCTTATGacagaaaatgagcaaaataagtaaaatgcagAAAAGGCCAAATAACAGCTGACTTGAGTTTAACTTGAAAGACCAGTTAGAGCTTATCTGGTTGATTTAATTATTTAGTCCATTGGTTTATCGGTGATCCTTTAATGCAGGTTAGAATAAGGAAATGCACACAGACCTTAGCAGACGCTAAGTGATGCTTCCAAAGCACTTTCGTCTTGATACAGGTTTGTACTTGTGTTCACTTATGAGATAATTTAGAATCTTTGTTTACAGGCTGAATGTCtaataaatagtttttaaattagcTGATTATATCTAAAGGCATTTCTGATGTGTGTCATGGGAGGGGGGGAAAAcacacctttaaaaaaaacctgaaattCTGGTGTTACAGGCTCAGTACGGTGTTCTTCATATCTCAGCTTAGCTGCTTAATTGTATCAAGATACAAGGCTGGaccaccagcccctggcaaatCTGAATCCTATCAGAGAACTGACTGCCACACAGATAATCCTGCTATCAGTAATATTCCAGAAAAACCTGGGCAGGCAAGTTTTTATAGCTGCCCCACTATGCTACAACAGATTATCTTTCTATTGAAAATATTCCACTACATTCCAATACCAGGATGGTAAAAACAttcctggatttaaaaaaaaattttttttaaccgaATCTTCATTTCATACATAAATACATGTAATTTGATATACTGGGCCCAAGTATCAACCCAAGTCCACAAGTTTGCCATGGAAATCATTCTAGTGAGAGATGCTCTATTTATAGGGCAGGAGCTTTTATCTGGACATTCTAGTTTTGCTCGTGAGAAAAGCCACTACTATATTCGTATTCGTTGTCAGGCCCAAAGTACCCAGTAAGCATCACGGCTTGAGACGATCATTCCAGGTAATGCTCATCCTTCTCATCACACTCCACTACAAAAACAAGGGGCAGAGATAATAATACATCTGAATAATACGCTGAAGTAGAAAGACAGACTTatgccctttcccttcccctcgGTATTAATGTAGCTCTGACTGAGTCAGAAACCTCACCTGAGTGGGGTTTTTGTAGACCCGAATGGAAGAACCTTACTTCTAAGAAAGAGacccacagaattttttttttaaggtcagaTGTAGTATCTTTACAATAAAGATAAAACCTGTCacataaaaataacaaagcacCTGACGTCATCTACACTGGAGTAGAATGTTCCAGAAATCTGGCCTGCTTCCCAGGCTGCTGGGTTATGTGGGAGAGACGCGCCCAGGTTGCTCGCTCTTCCTCATTGTGATAGAACAGCCTCTCAGAGAACGCTATGCGTCCCACACTAAGTCAGCCTCAGCACATTCTGAGGGCCTCTTCCCAGGCTGGTTAATTACTGACTCTTGAACCCAGGTATTGGGTTGGCTGTGTGCTGACTCAAGAGGGCTGTTGGGAAAATTGGGAAAGTCAAACAGACCTCCCAGCGTTCAGTCCTTGAGTTGTCTGTGCATGGTCCACGTCTGTCTCTTTTAGATGCTTCTTTCCCTGAAAAAGTTTCCATCCTGAGAAGTACAGTTGTGTGAGAGTTTTATGATGAAAATCCAGTTCGCCAATCTTTgttttcaataataaatattttgctatCAATTCGGGATCGGTAGGAGAGCCTGTTTTCATGCTGTGAGTCATTGTCTCTTGTAGCTTCTTTAAGTTCTGTCCCTTTTCTATTTACATACAAGACTTGATTCTTTGTGCCTCAGACCCATTGCCATCAAGAAGACATTTTGCTAAGAATGCATCACAGGGTTTGGCCTGTAGTGTGTACACATTAGAGTGAGAGCTAGTAAAGCAATGATACTCAAATTTTGTGCCAACCATCAATATGACACATTAGGTCCCAATCTTCAGTGAACCGACCGCCTCTATGCTGGTACCCAAGACTTAAGCAAAGCAAGTGTCAGTGCAATGGCCAGCTGTGACCTGCCAACTATAAACATCCTCAAGCCACAAGGCAGAACCCAGAAGGGGAGAGACCAGTTAGGGACACCGTGCAGAGCATCAAAGA
The Camelus bactrianus isolate YW-2024 breed Bactrian camel chromosome 2, ASM4877302v1, whole genome shotgun sequence genome window above contains:
- the ELOVL6 gene encoding very long chain fatty acid elongase 6 isoform X1, whose protein sequence is MNMSVLTLQEYEFEKQFNESEAIQWMQENWKKSFLFSALYAAFIFGGRHLMNKRAKFELRKPLVLWSLTLAVFSIFGALRTGAYMVYILMTKGLKHSVCDQSFYNGPVSKFWAYAFVLSKAPELGDTIFIILRKQKLIFLHWYHHITVLLYSWYSYKDMVAGGGWFMTMNYGVHSVMYSYYALRAAGFRVSRKFAMFITLSQITQMLMGCVVNYLVFHWMQPDQCHSHFQNVFWSSLMYLSYLVLFCHFFFEAYIGKMRKATKAD
- the ELOVL6 gene encoding very long chain fatty acid elongase 6 isoform X2; amino-acid sequence: MHCEKSLWLQILLSLLKKSFLFSALYAAFIFGGRHLMNKRAKFELRKPLVLWSLTLAVFSIFGALRTGAYMVYILMTKGLKHSVCDQSFYNGPVSKFWAYAFVLSKAPELGDTIFIILRKQKLIFLHWYHHITVLLYSWYSYKDMVAGGGWFMTMNYGVHSVMYSYYALRAAGFRVSRKFAMFITLSQITQMLMGCVVNYLVFHWMQPDQCHSHFQNVFWSSLMYLSYLVLFCHFFFEAYIGKMRKATKAD